In Paenibacillus sp. 1781tsa1, one DNA window encodes the following:
- a CDS encoding stalk domain-containing protein: MKKLLLTVLASILTVSMIGSGNRALAAAPKQVEVLLNTVKMKFPDAKPFQDGQGSVMVPIRFVSEALGAKVTYSKAGKVSKVGIVSKDHKVDMTIGQTSALVDGQKKDYGTQIILKQNRTFVPLRLVSEGLGQKVEWDKIGRWVWIGNKDFRSTDDKEFKQKQLSDFKTYAKSDYVFKTIKSQNYSGIKVINESDLPIKLQNGQVIYSINLVKKDGDNFIAIRSSQRGTPIDLLVKGDFARGRNHVDSMFVNNGDKTGTGYYPVLSRLDKFQNGDYVQNFDWTKFNLKQADYIMIQDGDLQDYGVALLNPFK, encoded by the coding sequence ATGAAGAAACTTTTATTAACTGTATTAGCAAGTATATTGACTGTAAGCATGATAGGTTCGGGAAACAGAGCACTTGCAGCTGCGCCGAAGCAAGTCGAGGTGTTGCTGAACACCGTGAAAATGAAGTTTCCAGATGCGAAGCCATTCCAGGATGGCCAAGGTAGCGTTATGGTTCCAATCCGATTTGTATCAGAAGCCCTAGGCGCAAAGGTAACATACTCGAAGGCTGGCAAAGTTTCCAAGGTTGGGATCGTCAGCAAAGATCATAAAGTGGACATGACGATCGGGCAGACTTCAGCCCTCGTCGATGGCCAGAAGAAAGACTATGGTACGCAGATCATTCTGAAGCAAAACCGGACTTTCGTTCCCCTGCGTCTAGTGAGTGAAGGACTTGGCCAGAAGGTAGAGTGGGACAAGATTGGCCGTTGGGTTTGGATTGGGAACAAAGACTTCCGGAGTACAGATGATAAAGAGTTCAAGCAGAAACAGTTGAGTGATTTTAAAACTTATGCGAAATCTGATTATGTCTTCAAGACCATCAAGAGTCAAAACTATTCGGGCATTAAGGTAATAAATGAAAGTGATTTGCCGATTAAGTTACAAAATGGACAGGTAATCTATAGTATTAATTTAGTTAAAAAGGATGGGGACAATTTTATTGCTATTCGGAGTTCTCAGCGTGGAACACCTATCGATTTACTTGTAAAAGGCGATTTTGCTAGAGGTAGAAATCATGTAGATAGCATGTTTGTAAATAATGGCGACAAAACAGGAACTGGCTATTATCCGGTGCTGAGTAGATTGGATAAATTCCAAAACGGGGATTACGTTCAGAATTTCGACTGGACTAAATTTAATTTAAAGCAAGCTGACTACATTATGATTCAAGATGGTGATTTACAGGACTATGGTGTCGCCCTCTTAAATCCATTTAAGTAG
- a CDS encoding transposase has protein sequence MNYHHCRFTNATVEGRHNRIKAYQRRHYFTRNRTCYRAGILVECNRRYFNELKNSITSF, from the coding sequence GTGAATTACCATCACTGTCGTTTTACAAATGCGACTGTTGAAGGACGGCATAACCGGATCAAAGCTTACCAGCGTCGACACTACTTCACACGTAATCGCACGTGCTACAGAGCTGGTATCTTAGTTGAATGTAACCGACGTTACTTTAACGAATTGAAAAATTCAATCACTAGTTTTTAG
- the nikC gene encoding nickel ABC transporter permease subunit NikC: MINKWRAIFKGQRAIQICSVIILLFFVIALLAPWIAPHDPVKVNLLQKLASPSLEHWLGTDHLGRDNLTRLIYGARVSLGFATLIFLSSLLIGVIVGSISGYLGGWVDSLLMRLCEGIMAFPNLVLVLGIVGIFGPGLMQVLLALMMVQWVYYARICRNMVVSLKERNFIAAARISGSSSWTIIRKHIIPNVQRPIVVMGTLEMGWAIMDISALSFLGLGIQPPNAEWGAMIHEGTGYIRSHPELMIYPGALILLVVITFNILGEALSERYGIAKR, translated from the coding sequence TTGATAAACAAATGGCGTGCAATATTTAAAGGACAGAGAGCCATCCAGATCTGCTCGGTGATTATATTGCTTTTCTTCGTGATCGCGTTACTAGCCCCATGGATTGCTCCTCATGACCCGGTGAAGGTGAACCTGTTGCAGAAGCTGGCGAGTCCATCGCTTGAGCATTGGCTCGGAACGGATCATCTGGGACGCGACAATCTCACCAGGCTGATATATGGAGCGCGGGTGTCGCTTGGTTTTGCTACTCTGATCTTCCTGTCATCTTTGCTCATTGGTGTCATTGTAGGTTCGATTTCCGGTTACCTTGGTGGCTGGGTGGACAGTCTGCTGATGCGCTTATGTGAAGGCATTATGGCGTTTCCGAATCTGGTGCTGGTGCTGGGTATTGTGGGGATCTTTGGTCCAGGTCTGATGCAGGTGCTTCTGGCCCTCATGATGGTACAGTGGGTGTATTATGCACGTATCTGTCGGAATATGGTCGTTAGTCTGAAAGAACGGAACTTCATCGCAGCTGCGCGGATTAGCGGCTCCTCTTCGTGGACGATTATCCGCAAACATATCATCCCCAACGTGCAGCGTCCCATCGTTGTAATGGGCACGTTAGAGATGGGATGGGCGATTATGGATATATCGGCCCTTTCATTCTTGGGGCTTGGCATCCAACCACCGAATGCAGAGTGGGGCGCCATGATTCATGAAGGAACGGGGTATATCCGCAGTCATCCGGAGTTAATGATCTATCCGGGTGCATTAATTCTACTGGTAGTCATTACGTTCAACATCTTGGGTGAAGCGTTATCCGAGCGTTATGGCATTGCAAAAAGGTAG
- a CDS encoding DUF5704 domain-containing protein: MWTEVDGGPYEFSFASNRKVKSLSAKAYDFNWKYADETFNTSRTGELAANNKRYYMLATSTKEYTLKKSTVNGVGTSSVNMDVIVQNGYLDAVKPVDRREEEERNGKTFAAKVEGYKYFFPTLFTIELEPTEGQAVIKHWTTTGQSLDGVEGFTDKKVKLEKDKTYNFTHTAPGDKYTYEGHKKSTQGDPSSLSRKSGDPGQFIYNSQYPVYYVYFYYKPKGTPPPPGGPTCTQPAPGRTIDGKVMDPVVSGMIKADQRGNEMFDVLKGIPTSESLYGNVFSRDYLFQNKFVQMTGTCEYTVKVNQKWKLTWKDGRTVSTPDGGTDTIYDIPREVDDERNPEYKVVRPYAYWTIDELSVYNIQDAVLQNYAFSGSEITITPTGYTPPEFQAETTGDKYPAPQPVTQQGPSRTKDGGIRQPSMEEENLQAVAEAAVPDVQVENDSLVFKGQTVMNKQRTAKEGPQPGQIPAPVQIGKDVLYSPYNYIPIEKTNKKDTTSKGHINYILADGSIDAEEEELEYEIYGINTVTVHTPVVNYSLVSDDQPHNQKTIPNMARSALILERPFTVRIPTSGQHLDVNSYPGYGDRDYAKYYRIKQVRFPFDVYSADRTQFYPRSTWIDIPVDVLDTTFYLPVWVDEGDYQVEFRNIAENAPADFESMSRSNAQPDANTDLTYHLASDEVSVEVIGRLYDFEITDIADYNWELVFRRFKGSTAPTWISYWTGTQGIDGDKRGNKPQFTVPIRPGSHPLQGYQNVAVKTGYHFKFDFKTKGNMFGPRDGIRLTPTFDFVSKDGKTRVPVDLYYSTNQRSFIRIGSAEDQVKRFVILNDRLRQVPSEQLRDTATYKYNRYGEIHPGMMSERTYQEYYRDKFTKMKTPVGGYSLLLMPEQLRTFIGPKTNIPTNASADVLRANAAIQQWYGEYSLPAEPSVVQAGTNLAEYGRTHGGLDAKSPIFLKNGYIVVNFNLESIQEGNLGAPHLQYIHAPLMNQWLLEGFQRQVEDSYGNSFTLRDGDVVFYHADRSSRDDFSAQVPH, from the coding sequence ATGTGGACTGAAGTAGACGGTGGTCCTTATGAATTCAGCTTTGCTTCAAACCGAAAAGTCAAAAGTTTGAGTGCAAAAGCTTATGATTTTAATTGGAAGTATGCAGATGAAACATTTAATACATCCAGAACCGGGGAATTAGCGGCTAATAATAAACGGTACTACATGCTCGCAACATCAACGAAAGAATACACTTTAAAAAAGAGTACTGTGAATGGCGTAGGAACCAGCTCTGTAAATATGGACGTTATTGTCCAAAATGGATATCTTGATGCTGTGAAACCAGTTGATAGACGAGAAGAGGAGGAACGTAACGGGAAAACTTTTGCAGCCAAAGTAGAAGGTTATAAATACTTCTTCCCAACGTTGTTTACCATTGAACTCGAACCGACTGAAGGACAAGCTGTAATCAAACACTGGACGACAACAGGACAAAGTCTGGATGGTGTAGAAGGCTTCACCGACAAAAAAGTGAAGCTGGAGAAGGATAAGACATACAACTTCACCCATACCGCTCCTGGTGATAAATACACCTATGAGGGTCATAAGAAAAGTACGCAGGGAGATCCTTCGAGTTTATCTCGAAAGTCCGGAGATCCTGGACAGTTTATATACAACAGCCAGTACCCGGTCTATTACGTGTACTTCTACTACAAGCCCAAAGGCACACCACCACCACCTGGAGGGCCAACTTGTACCCAACCGGCTCCAGGGCGCACCATAGATGGCAAGGTCATGGACCCGGTCGTCAGTGGCATGATTAAAGCCGATCAGCGCGGCAATGAAATGTTCGATGTCCTGAAGGGTATCCCGACATCGGAAAGCCTGTACGGGAATGTCTTCAGCCGAGATTATTTGTTCCAGAACAAATTCGTACAGATGACCGGCACATGCGAATATACGGTCAAAGTAAATCAGAAATGGAAATTGACATGGAAAGATGGAAGAACGGTTTCCACACCGGATGGTGGTACGGATACGATCTATGATATACCGCGGGAAGTAGATGATGAACGTAATCCGGAGTACAAAGTGGTACGGCCATACGCCTACTGGACGATTGATGAACTGAGCGTGTACAACATCCAGGATGCGGTGCTCCAGAATTACGCATTCTCCGGAAGCGAGATCACCATCACGCCAACGGGATACACACCGCCAGAGTTCCAGGCTGAAACGACAGGCGACAAATACCCTGCTCCGCAGCCAGTCACACAGCAGGGGCCTTCTCGAACAAAGGATGGTGGAATAAGACAACCATCCATGGAGGAAGAGAATCTGCAGGCCGTGGCCGAAGCTGCTGTTCCGGACGTACAAGTCGAAAACGACTCCCTGGTGTTCAAGGGTCAAACGGTCATGAACAAGCAGCGCACAGCCAAGGAGGGTCCGCAGCCTGGACAGATCCCAGCGCCGGTTCAGATCGGGAAGGACGTATTGTATAGTCCATATAACTACATCCCGATCGAAAAGACTAACAAGAAGGATACAACCAGCAAAGGACATATTAATTACATATTAGCCGATGGAAGTATTGATGCCGAAGAAGAAGAACTGGAATACGAAATCTACGGGATTAACACAGTCACTGTTCATACGCCAGTCGTGAACTATTCTCTTGTTTCAGACGATCAGCCTCATAATCAGAAAACAATACCGAATATGGCTCGGTCTGCCCTTATTTTGGAGCGGCCGTTCACAGTCCGTATCCCCACGAGCGGACAGCATTTGGATGTCAACTCGTATCCGGGATATGGGGATCGGGATTATGCCAAATATTATCGAATCAAACAGGTGCGGTTTCCGTTTGACGTGTACAGTGCCGACCGGACACAGTTTTACCCGCGGAGTACATGGATCGATATTCCGGTGGACGTGCTCGATACCACCTTTTATCTGCCTGTATGGGTAGACGAAGGAGATTACCAGGTGGAGTTCCGCAATATTGCAGAGAATGCACCTGCCGATTTTGAATCGATGTCCAGGAGCAATGCCCAACCCGATGCCAACACAGATCTAACGTATCATCTGGCCAGCGACGAAGTATCCGTGGAGGTCATTGGAAGGTTATACGATTTTGAAATCACGGATATTGCAGATTACAACTGGGAGCTTGTTTTCCGGCGGTTTAAGGGTAGTACTGCCCCAACTTGGATCAGTTACTGGACTGGAACGCAGGGAATTGATGGAGACAAGCGGGGGAACAAACCGCAATTCACCGTACCGATTCGCCCAGGCAGTCATCCGCTGCAAGGGTATCAGAATGTGGCTGTGAAGACGGGATATCACTTTAAGTTTGATTTCAAAACCAAGGGCAATATGTTCGGGCCCAGAGACGGCATTCGCCTGACTCCGACCTTTGATTTTGTAAGCAAAGATGGGAAAACACGCGTACCGGTAGATCTGTATTACTCGACGAACCAGCGAAGTTTTATTCGTATAGGTTCAGCAGAGGATCAAGTTAAGCGGTTTGTCATTCTCAATGATCGGTTACGTCAAGTACCTTCGGAACAGCTACGAGATACGGCGACCTACAAATATAATCGCTATGGCGAAATTCATCCAGGGATGATGAGTGAACGGACGTATCAGGAGTATTACCGGGATAAATTTACGAAAATGAAAACCCCTGTAGGCGGATACAGTCTTTTGCTGATGCCTGAGCAATTACGTACGTTTATCGGACCTAAAACCAATATTCCGACGAACGCAAGTGCGGATGTACTTCGTGCAAATGCTGCCATTCAGCAGTGGTATGGAGAATATAGTCTGCCCGCCGAGCCTTCCGTGGTTCAAGCAGGAACCAATCTGGCCGAGTATGGGCGTACCCATGGTGGTTTGGATGCAAAGTCACCCATCTTCTTGAAGAACGGTTATATTGTTGTGAACTTTAACTTGGAGTCGATCCAGGAAGGGAACCTGGGGGCTCCGCATCTGCAATATATCCATGCACCGCTGATGAACCAATGGTTGCTGGAAGGATTTCAGCGTCAAGTCGAAGATAGCTACGGCAACTCGTTCACTTTAAGGGATGGAGATGTGGTGTTCTACCATGCTGATCGTTCCAGCCGAGATGATTTCAGTGCACAGGTGCCACATTAA
- a CDS encoding ABC transporter ATP-binding protein — protein MDDSAKVLEVRGLQVNLRTAEGSVPLLEPIDFELQKGRVFGLVGESGSGKTVTCNALLHLLDPRRMEVSGSIRLNGRELGSLSGEEMRRIRGKDIGFIMQNPMNAFTPVYTIGSQFIETLRTHTGMSKAAARERTIAALADMNLPEPAKLMKRYPFQLSGGMLQRVMIAISMCLRPALVIADEPTTALDVVNQLKVLQELDRLRTEYGTSILLISHDLGVISQMADEVAVMQKGRIVEQADVYQLFDQPEHEYTRMLLNARPSMSLGR, from the coding sequence ATGGATGATTCAGCGAAGGTACTCGAAGTTCGTGGTCTGCAAGTGAATCTAAGAACAGCGGAGGGTTCAGTCCCGTTACTGGAGCCCATTGATTTCGAATTACAAAAAGGGCGTGTCTTCGGTCTGGTTGGCGAGAGTGGCAGCGGCAAGACCGTTACATGTAACGCGTTGCTCCACCTGCTTGATCCACGCAGGATGGAAGTGTCGGGCAGCATCCGCCTGAATGGACGGGAGCTTGGCTCGTTGTCGGGTGAGGAGATGCGGCGCATCCGAGGCAAGGACATCGGATTTATTATGCAGAATCCGATGAATGCTTTTACACCCGTGTACACGATTGGATCTCAATTCATTGAAACCTTGCGTACGCATACAGGAATGTCCAAAGCAGCGGCCCGGGAGCGGACGATTGCAGCCTTGGCAGATATGAACTTACCCGAACCAGCTAAACTGATGAAGCGATATCCCTTCCAACTGAGTGGCGGCATGCTTCAGCGGGTGATGATTGCCATATCGATGTGCCTGCGACCCGCCCTGGTTATTGCTGACGAACCAACGACGGCACTGGATGTTGTGAATCAGTTGAAGGTGCTTCAGGAATTGGATCGGCTACGTACCGAATATGGCACATCCATCTTGCTCATCTCCCACGATCTGGGCGTGATCTCGCAAATGGCTGATGAAGTCGCGGTTATGCAGAAGGGGCGAATTGTGGAGCAGGCGGATGTGTACCAACTGTTCGATCAGCCGGAGCATGAGTATACCCGGATGTTGTTAAATGCCAGGCCCAGTATGTCTTTGGGAAGATAG
- the nikE gene encoding nickel import ATP-binding protein NikE yields MLQVREVSHSYGKRNWLDRSGARPPVLADISLTIEKGVCLGLLGTSGAGKSTLGKIILGLEKPSQGQILFQGQDIYRSSKPVLKGLRRDLQVVFQDCYSAVNPLMTAAQIIGEPLDNYERLSAKEQLRVVGQLLEQVRLTPEDGSKLPHEFSGGQLQRVNIARAIALKPKLIVLDESISSLDMVHQTQILSLLAELRASYGLSYLFITHDIRAAMTICDRIAVMDQGKLVYSGDAGGSVMQSDHPAVKQLVTAILPEHPSGRISFK; encoded by the coding sequence ATGCTTCAGGTACGTGAAGTAAGCCATAGTTATGGCAAACGCAATTGGCTGGATCGTTCGGGAGCGCGTCCTCCTGTGCTGGCAGACATTTCACTTACGATTGAAAAGGGTGTTTGTCTGGGACTGCTGGGTACGAGCGGGGCAGGTAAAAGTACCTTGGGCAAAATCATTCTTGGTCTGGAGAAGCCCAGCCAGGGTCAGATTTTATTTCAAGGACAGGATATCTATCGATCCAGCAAACCCGTACTCAAGGGATTACGGCGTGATCTGCAGGTCGTGTTCCAGGACTGTTATTCGGCTGTGAATCCGCTTATGACTGCCGCGCAGATCATCGGTGAGCCGCTGGATAATTACGAGCGTTTGTCGGCAAAAGAACAACTGCGTGTGGTTGGACAGCTGCTTGAGCAGGTCAGACTTACACCTGAGGATGGGAGCAAGCTTCCGCACGAGTTCAGCGGTGGGCAATTACAGCGGGTCAACATCGCACGAGCCATCGCGCTCAAGCCGAAGTTAATCGTACTGGACGAATCGATTAGCAGCCTGGATATGGTGCACCAGACACAAATCTTATCTTTGCTGGCAGAGCTCAGAGCATCTTATGGGTTGTCCTACCTCTTTATCACGCATGATATTCGGGCCGCCATGACGATCTGTGACCGCATTGCCGTGATGGATCAGGGGAAGCTGGTCTATAGCGGTGATGCTGGGGGTTCGGTAATGCAGTCGGATCATCCGGCTGTGAAGCAGTTGGTTACAGCTATTTTGCCTGAGCATCCGTCGGGTCGTATTTCGTTTAAATGA
- a CDS encoding WXG100 family type VII secretion target, which yields MRMGDTHEELIRLIRWMESMWSGMVRERFLERFEETQPRMIETLEHLTHIAKELRDIGVRFQQADEMSGAAVAGTVATMSIGLKAANSPSDKGYRMAYNSQWHMWLPVNEKGVTDQTALQAYEKDKGKLDNSSLSQGMGAVEPPNQDLIQLQIEALELRVNPFTGEPVTDDYAKMMISSLKWSQIVAGIGLVTGSLSGGKGPYKGRGTNPAIAKVKQTIKDAKAKREQSSKSSGGTVKGTYSGGRNQTELDDLARDPASSGKIEPKNIREREVGLAVEERGELGRLIRDPQRENGAEFIDTSSGLKWDVKSFESFPSGNNGIPITNPKKGAFTVQQGMKKLQKEFDNGNNVIIDTRKMEGEHIKQMKKAIDEAGVADKIIWYP from the coding sequence GTGCGAATGGGAGATACACACGAGGAACTCATTCGATTGATCCGCTGGATGGAATCGATGTGGTCCGGGATGGTGCGAGAACGGTTTTTAGAACGATTTGAAGAAACCCAGCCCCGCATGATCGAAACGCTGGAGCATTTGACCCACATCGCGAAGGAACTTCGAGACATTGGTGTCCGTTTTCAGCAGGCAGATGAGATGAGCGGGGCGGCAGTGGCAGGTACCGTAGCTACGATGTCTATCGGGCTGAAAGCAGCGAATAGTCCTAGTGATAAAGGATACCGGATGGCGTACAATTCGCAGTGGCATATGTGGCTACCGGTTAATGAGAAGGGCGTGACAGATCAGACAGCCCTTCAGGCGTATGAGAAGGACAAGGGTAAACTGGATAATAGCAGCTTGAGTCAGGGGATGGGAGCTGTCGAGCCTCCGAATCAGGATCTAATCCAGTTACAGATTGAAGCACTAGAACTGAGAGTGAATCCTTTTACGGGAGAGCCCGTCACTGACGATTACGCCAAGATGATGATATCATCCCTGAAATGGAGTCAAATTGTTGCCGGAATCGGGCTGGTCACTGGAAGTCTATCTGGAGGGAAAGGTCCTTATAAAGGACGCGGGACCAATCCGGCAATTGCCAAAGTGAAACAGACTATTAAGGACGCGAAAGCGAAGAGAGAGCAGTCGAGTAAGAGTTCTGGGGGTACCGTTAAAGGTACTTATTCTGGAGGAAGAAATCAAACAGAATTAGATGATTTAGCTCGTGATCCAGCAAGTAGTGGAAAAATAGAGCCAAAAAATATAAGGGAAAGAGAAGTTGGATTAGCAGTAGAAGAAAGAGGTGAATTAGGGAGGTTAATACGTGATCCTCAAAGAGAAAATGGAGCAGAATTTATTGATACATCATCAGGTTTAAAGTGGGACGTTAAAAGCTTTGAATCTTTTCCAAGTGGTAATAATGGGATTCCTATAACAAATCCCAAAAAGGGTGCTTTTACTGTCCAACAAGGTATGAAAAAGCTTCAAAAAGAATTTGATAATGGAAATAATGTGATTATCGATACAAGAAAAATGGAAGGTGAGCATATTAAACAAATGAAGAAAGCAATTGATGAAGCAGGAGTAGCAGATAAAATAATATGGTATCCTTAA
- the nikA gene encoding nickel ABC transporter substrate-binding protein: protein MSVQHRKSSALTLATMLLLLFVIVGCSNTGSGEESSSAASNQTSTKSITMSWPRDIGTMNPHTYNPSQLFAQSMLYEPLISYQKDGKLEPALAESWTISDDGKVYTFKLRQGVKFSDGTPFNAEIVKKNFDAVMKNKDTHSWLGIVGVLDKTEVVDDHTFRLTLTEPYYPVLQDLSVVRPFRFLGEAGFPDDGDTSQGIKEPVGTGPWMLADYKQDEYAVFKRNPNYWGTAPKVDQITVKIIPDGETRVLAFEKGDLDLIYGEGVISLDAFQQLRDNDEYVTQLSDPVGTRSLLLNSSNPKLSDVRVRMALQQGFNKQAMVEGVTSGLEEPADSVLSKNYPYTNVDLEPITYDVEKSKALLDEAGWKLPAGGTIREKDGQQLDFEMIFDKTDPIQKAMAETIQAEWSELGVKVNLTGLELTVQIKRLKANDFDLYFWYNYGAPYDPHSFINVVASPGFGISETLSALPMKKELDDQVHAALSSTDETKRQELYGSILKTLQEQSAIVPISYIKKTAVYQKKISNFIFPANRDENPFVGIELGNQ from the coding sequence ATGTCTGTTCAACATCGCAAATCTTCGGCCCTCACGCTGGCAACTATGCTCTTGTTGTTATTCGTTATTGTGGGTTGCAGCAATACAGGAAGTGGAGAGGAATCCTCATCTGCTGCTTCGAATCAAACATCTACGAAGTCGATTACGATGTCATGGCCACGTGATATCGGTACAATGAATCCGCATACGTACAATCCTTCGCAATTATTTGCCCAATCCATGCTCTATGAGCCACTGATCAGTTACCAGAAGGATGGAAAACTGGAACCTGCGCTGGCAGAATCATGGACCATCTCCGATGACGGCAAAGTATATACATTCAAGCTTCGCCAAGGTGTGAAATTCTCAGATGGTACGCCATTTAATGCTGAGATTGTGAAAAAGAACTTTGATGCTGTAATGAAAAATAAAGACACACATAGCTGGCTGGGCATTGTAGGCGTGCTCGACAAGACAGAAGTTGTGGATGACCATACTTTCCGATTGACACTCACAGAGCCGTACTATCCTGTTCTTCAGGATTTGTCTGTGGTTCGTCCTTTCCGCTTCCTGGGTGAAGCTGGATTCCCGGATGATGGAGATACTTCCCAAGGCATCAAAGAGCCAGTTGGAACGGGCCCGTGGATGCTGGCTGATTACAAGCAGGACGAATATGCTGTTTTCAAACGCAACCCGAATTATTGGGGAACAGCACCGAAGGTAGATCAGATTACGGTCAAAATCATTCCTGACGGTGAAACCCGTGTCCTTGCTTTTGAAAAAGGCGATCTCGACCTGATCTACGGGGAAGGTGTGATCAGTCTGGATGCATTCCAACAGCTTCGTGACAACGATGAATATGTGACCCAATTGTCTGATCCGGTGGGCACACGCAGTCTGCTGCTGAACTCTTCCAATCCAAAGTTATCCGATGTCAGAGTGCGGATGGCGCTCCAGCAAGGGTTTAACAAACAGGCGATGGTTGAGGGTGTCACTTCCGGATTGGAAGAACCAGCCGATTCCGTATTGTCCAAAAACTATCCGTACACCAATGTAGACTTGGAACCGATCACGTATGACGTGGAGAAATCCAAAGCATTACTGGATGAAGCGGGCTGGAAGCTGCCGGCTGGTGGGACGATTCGTGAAAAAGACGGACAGCAGCTTGATTTCGAGATGATTTTTGACAAAACGGACCCGATTCAGAAAGCGATGGCTGAGACCATTCAGGCAGAATGGAGCGAGCTTGGGGTTAAGGTAAACCTCACTGGACTGGAACTGACGGTTCAGATCAAACGTTTGAAAGCCAATGATTTCGACCTGTATTTCTGGTACAACTATGGTGCGCCGTATGATCCTCATTCCTTCATTAACGTTGTGGCGAGCCCTGGATTCGGGATTTCCGAGACCTTGAGTGCGTTGCCGATGAAAAAGGAACTGGACGATCAGGTGCATGCAGCACTGTCATCTACAGACGAGACGAAACGCCAGGAGTTATATGGCTCTATCTTGAAAACACTTCAGGAGCAATCGGCGATCGTACCGATCTCTTATATTAAGAAAACGGCAGTATATCAGAAGAAAATCTCCAACTTTATTTTCCCTGCGAACCGTGATGAAAATCCGTTTGTGGGCATTGAACTAGGCAATCAATAA
- the nikB gene encoding nickel ABC transporter permease subunit NikB — protein sequence MISYIGKRMIAIIPIVFIATLVTFALIHISPVDPAEAYLTAAHIYPTPELLAQKRHEFGLDQPLLTQYAHTIQKIAKLDFGTSYLTNKPVWDEVKLRLPATAELAFWSMLLSTLVNIPFGILAAVYKNSWIDMVSRAISYFGASIPQFWLGYLLIFFFSVKLDWLPVEGRGSWENLVLPTITLSFILIAIYTRLLRSSVLEQLQETYVQYARTRGIRERVIMLKHVLKIAISPLITGMGMSMGKLLTGTIIVEQVFSWPGFGRYFVDAIFNRDIPVIQCYVFLAACLFIVCNLLVDLVQLVMDPRISAKGRAEH from the coding sequence GTGATCAGTTATATCGGTAAACGAATGATCGCGATCATTCCTATCGTTTTTATCGCTACACTTGTTACCTTTGCGCTTATTCATATTTCACCAGTTGATCCGGCCGAGGCTTATCTGACAGCTGCTCATATCTATCCGACACCGGAGTTGCTTGCACAAAAGCGGCATGAGTTCGGCCTGGATCAGCCTTTGTTAACCCAATATGCGCATACGATTCAGAAGATTGCCAAGCTCGACTTCGGCACCTCGTATCTCACCAACAAACCCGTATGGGATGAAGTGAAATTAAGGCTTCCGGCTACGGCTGAGCTAGCCTTCTGGAGTATGTTGTTATCGACTCTGGTGAATATTCCTTTCGGAATCCTAGCAGCGGTGTATAAGAATAGCTGGATTGACATGGTCAGCCGGGCGATCTCCTATTTTGGAGCATCTATTCCGCAATTCTGGCTTGGTTATCTGCTGATCTTCTTTTTCTCGGTGAAGCTGGATTGGCTGCCTGTGGAAGGACGTGGATCGTGGGAGAATCTGGTTCTGCCTACAATTACACTCTCCTTCATTCTTATTGCGATCTACACCCGATTACTGCGTTCCAGTGTACTGGAGCAATTGCAGGAGACGTATGTACAGTACGCGAGAACACGCGGGATTCGCGAACGAGTCATTATGCTGAAACATGTGCTGAAAATCGCCATATCGCCCCTTATTACGGGGATGGGGATGAGTATGGGCAAGCTGCTGACAGGAACCATTATTGTGGAGCAGGTGTTTTCCTGGCCTGGGTTCGGACGATACTTTGTCGATGCGATATTTAACCGGGATATTCCCGTTATTCAATGTTATGTCTTCTTGGCGGCATGCCTGTTCATCGTATGCAATCTGCTCGTTGATCTGGTGCAGCTCGTTATGGACCCACGGATTTCAGCGAAAGGACGGGCAGAACATTGA